In Hyphomicrobiales bacterium, the following are encoded in one genomic region:
- a CDS encoding Crp/Fnr family transcriptional regulator, which translates to MNKITVSQAWSGTADCQSCTLRAGALFAGLTEPDFRTIHTPITQNSFKPGAMIFQAGGTQAHMFTIRKGLVKLVTYLPDGTMRIVRLLKATDVCGLETLLGEPYHHDAIALVETEVCRFPARLVKQLSMENRRLYDDLMRRWQSALTTADMWVAEFSTGSARQRVARLFLQLAKDNGPEHIQLFSREDVGAVLGVTTETASRTIAEFKRQGLIAEDKPNAFRCDAAQLSDLANG; encoded by the coding sequence GTGAACAAGATCACCGTTTCGCAAGCCTGGTCCGGCACCGCCGATTGCCAAAGCTGCACGCTGCGCGCCGGCGCGCTCTTTGCCGGGCTCACCGAGCCTGACTTCCGCACCATCCACACGCCGATCACGCAGAACAGCTTCAAACCCGGCGCGATGATTTTCCAGGCCGGCGGCACGCAGGCGCATATGTTCACCATCCGCAAGGGCCTGGTGAAGCTCGTCACCTACCTGCCCGACGGCACCATGCGGATCGTTCGGCTGCTGAAGGCAACCGATGTCTGTGGCCTCGAGACCCTGCTCGGCGAGCCCTACCATCATGACGCCATCGCGCTTGTCGAGACCGAAGTCTGCCGTTTCCCGGCCAGGCTGGTGAAGCAGCTCTCGATGGAAAACCGCCGGCTCTATGACGACCTCATGCGCCGCTGGCAATCGGCGCTCACCACCGCCGACATGTGGGTCGCGGAGTTCTCGACCGGTTCGGCGCGCCAGCGCGTCGCCCGCCTGTTCCTGCAATTGGCGAAGGACAACGGCCCCGAGCACATTCAGCTCTTCAGCCGCGAGGATGTCGGCGCCGTGCTCGGTGTGACGACGGAAACCGCCAGCCGCACCATCGCCGAGTTCAAGCGCCAGGGGCTGATCGCGGAAGACAAGCCGAACGCATTCAGATGCGACGCCGCGCAGTTGAGCGATCTCGCGAACGGCTAG
- the cydC gene encoding thiol reductant ABC exporter subunit CydC codes for MSDLTRLLVLMRPYRGWMLAGAALSLVTLLANVVLMAVSGWFIAAMALAGVAGVSMNYFTPAAIIRAMAILRTVGRYGERLVTHEVTFRLIARLRVWFYERLEPLAPAGLQAHRAGDLFSRIRADIDTLENFYLRVLVPAAVGAFAGLAFALFLSLTSIPLGIAEVLLLAAAGIGAPLLADRFGRDAARRQVETAAELRTHLIETRDGLAELLVYGAADSHAARANQLSRALIEDQKRLSLLQGLTQGFTGLAANAALWLTLVIATPLVRQDAIAPANLAMLALFVIASFEAVTALPLAVQVLPTVKAAARRLFELVDADNPTPDPAASAALPDQPVVTLSDVSFTYGAPRPAVLDGIDLTLAPGRKLALLGPTGSGKSSLVNLLLRFWRPNAGTLAISGTPYAAFDGETIRALFAVADQRAHLFDASIRENLQSADPNADDAALLAACKTAQLGDWLAALPDGLDTMVGASGLKISGGERRRLNVARALLRDAPFLVLDEPGEGLDPEREAALLEAVMSQAAARGILLITHSLTALDAMDEIVVLDAGRIVERGTPQALAQARGAYHRLRQQLGEFDPGD; via the coding sequence ATGAGCGACCTCACCCGGCTTCTCGTCCTGATGCGCCCCTATCGCGGTTGGATGCTCGCCGGAGCCGCGCTGTCGCTGGTCACGCTGCTCGCCAACGTGGTTCTGATGGCGGTCTCCGGCTGGTTCATCGCCGCAATGGCATTGGCCGGCGTCGCCGGCGTCTCGATGAACTATTTCACGCCGGCGGCGATCATCCGCGCCATGGCGATCCTACGCACGGTCGGGCGTTACGGCGAGCGGCTGGTGACACATGAGGTGACCTTCCGTCTTATCGCCCGCCTGCGCGTCTGGTTCTACGAACGCCTCGAACCGCTCGCCCCCGCCGGCCTGCAGGCCCATCGCGCCGGTGATCTGTTCAGCCGCATCCGCGCCGATATCGACACGCTGGAGAATTTCTATCTGCGCGTCCTCGTACCGGCCGCCGTCGGTGCCTTTGCCGGCCTCGCCTTTGCGCTCTTTCTCAGCCTCACCAGCATCCCGCTCGGCATTGCCGAAGTGCTCCTCCTGGCGGCGGCCGGCATCGGCGCACCGCTTCTGGCCGACCGCTTCGGCAGGGATGCGGCGCGACGGCAGGTCGAAACGGCGGCAGAACTGCGCACCCATCTGATCGAGACCCGCGACGGCCTCGCCGAACTGCTGGTCTACGGCGCGGCGGACAGCCATGCGGCCCGCGCCAACCAACTGAGCCGTGCCCTGATCGAAGACCAGAAGCGCCTCAGCCTGCTGCAGGGGCTGACGCAGGGTTTCACCGGCCTTGCCGCCAACGCCGCCCTGTGGCTGACGCTCGTCATCGCGACACCGCTGGTCCGGCAAGACGCCATCGCGCCCGCCAACCTCGCGATGCTTGCCCTCTTCGTCATCGCGAGCTTCGAGGCCGTCACCGCCCTGCCGCTCGCCGTGCAGGTGCTGCCAACGGTGAAGGCCGCCGCCCGCCGGCTGTTCGAACTGGTCGACGCCGACAATCCAACACCGGACCCCGCCGCCTCCGCAGCACTCCCGGACCAGCCGGTCGTGACCCTGAGCGATGTCAGCTTCACGTACGGCGCGCCCCGGCCCGCCGTGCTGGACGGGATCGACCTCACCCTCGCCCCCGGCCGCAAACTCGCGCTCCTCGGCCCGACCGGGTCGGGCAAGTCGAGCCTCGTCAACCTGCTGCTCCGCTTCTGGCGCCCGAACGCCGGCACTCTCGCGATCTCCGGCACCCCCTACGCCGCCTTCGACGGCGAGACGATCCGCGCGCTTTTCGCCGTTGCCGACCAGCGCGCCCATCTGTTCGACGCCTCCATCCGCGAAAACCTCCAGAGCGCCGACCCGAACGCCGACGACGCAGCCCTTCTCGCCGCTTGTAAAACCGCGCAGCTCGGCGACTGGCTGGCCGCCCTGCCCGACGGCCTCGACACCATGGTCGGGGCGAGCGGGCTGAAGATCTCCGGCGGCGAGCGGCGCCGTCTCAATGTGGCCCGCGCACTCCTGAGAGACGCGCCGTTCCTCGTCCTCGACGAACCCGGCGAGGGCCTCGACCCCGAGCGCGAAGCCGCCCTACTTGAGGCCGTGATGTCGCAGGCGGCCGCGCGGGGCATCCTCCTCATCACCCATTCGCTCACCGCCCTTGATGCGATGGACGAAATCGTCGTTCTCGACGCCGGCCGCATCGTCGAACGCGGCACGCCGCAAGCCCTTGCACAAGCCCGCGGCGCCTATCACCGGCTTCGCCAACAACTCGGCGAGTTTGATCCCGGCGATTAA
- the cydD gene encoding thiol reductant ABC exporter subunit CydD translates to MDSTRFLKDDAKTVKAPLRLAALLSFAAALLIIAQAFLLATIVTAVVFKDAGLADLTAPLAALPIVFLLRFAVTATATRTAFSAAATVKQALRQHLLSRITALGPVRLAGEGTGDLVTTLADGIEKLEAYFSGYLPAVSAAMIAPLVIVVVVAPNDWLSGLVLVVTAPLIPLFMILIGKGAERLNQRQWHRLTRMGNHFLDRIAGLATLKAFGASRREAATIGRIAEDYRQTTMGVLRVAFLSAFALEFFATISIAIVAVFIGFRLLFGEMTFLSGFFALLLAPEFYLPLRQLGTQYHARMDALAAADRIVEIATLEMPERPAATVVVPDRFTLRFDNVSFAHAGRDSGVSGLSFTMAPGERIALVGPSGAGKSTILQLVLRFIEPDSGMIFVDDTPLAAIDPDHWRRHLSYVPQAPTLFFGTIAGNIRLGMPDADTAALQEAMRAANVDEFTGRLPAGLDTDVGDRGADLSGGQVQRIALARALLKPATLMLFDEPTAHLDLASERLIADALAALPRDRTTLTIAHRLSSVRAADRILVVDRGQLIEQGRHDDLVAKGGLYSRLASAYARHGETKADEEARP, encoded by the coding sequence ATGGACAGCACGCGGTTTCTCAAGGACGACGCGAAAACGGTCAAGGCGCCCCTGCGCCTTGCCGCCCTGCTGTCCTTTGCCGCCGCGCTGCTCATCATCGCGCAGGCCTTCCTGCTCGCCACCATCGTCACCGCCGTGGTGTTCAAGGACGCGGGCCTTGCCGATCTCACCGCACCGCTTGCCGCACTGCCTATCGTGTTCCTGCTGCGCTTCGCGGTCACGGCGACCGCCACCCGCACCGCCTTTTCAGCCGCCGCCACCGTCAAGCAGGCGCTACGCCAACACCTTCTTTCCCGCATCACCGCGCTCGGTCCGGTACGGCTCGCCGGCGAGGGCACCGGCGATCTCGTCACCACGCTCGCCGACGGCATCGAAAAGCTCGAGGCCTATTTCTCCGGCTACCTGCCGGCCGTTTCGGCGGCGATGATCGCGCCGCTCGTCATCGTCGTCGTGGTCGCCCCGAACGACTGGCTGTCGGGCCTGGTGCTCGTCGTCACCGCGCCGCTCATCCCGCTGTTCATGATCCTCATCGGCAAGGGCGCGGAACGGCTCAACCAGCGCCAGTGGCACCGCCTCACCCGCATGGGCAACCACTTCCTCGACCGCATTGCCGGGCTTGCCACGCTGAAGGCCTTTGGCGCCAGCCGGCGCGAGGCCGCCACCATCGGCCGCATCGCCGAGGACTACCGCCAGACCACGATGGGCGTGCTCCGGGTCGCGTTTCTGTCGGCCTTCGCGCTCGAATTCTTCGCCACCATCAGCATCGCCATCGTCGCCGTCTTCATCGGCTTTCGCCTGCTGTTCGGCGAGATGACCTTCTTGAGCGGCTTCTTCGCGCTGCTGCTCGCGCCGGAATTCTATCTGCCGCTGCGCCAGCTCGGCACCCAGTATCACGCCCGCATGGACGCGCTCGCCGCCGCCGACCGTATCGTCGAGATCGCCACGCTGGAGATGCCCGAGCGCCCGGCCGCGACCGTCGTGGTGCCGGACCGGTTCACCTTGCGTTTCGACAACGTCTCCTTCGCCCATGCCGGCCGCGACAGCGGTGTCTCGGGCCTCTCCTTTACGATGGCGCCCGGCGAGCGGATCGCGCTTGTCGGACCTTCGGGCGCCGGCAAGAGCACCATTCTGCAACTCGTCCTGCGCTTCATCGAACCCGACAGCGGCATGATCTTCGTCGACGACACGCCGCTTGCCGCCATCGACCCCGACCACTGGCGCAGGCACCTCTCCTACGTGCCGCAGGCGCCGACGCTCTTCTTCGGCACCATCGCCGGCAACATCCGCCTCGGTATGCCCGATGCCGATACAGCGGCACTGCAGGAAGCCATGCGGGCAGCCAATGTCGATGAATTCACCGGCCGCCTTCCCGCCGGTCTCGACACAGATGTCGGCGACCGGGGCGCGGACCTGTCCGGCGGTCAGGTGCAGCGCATCGCGCTCGCCCGCGCGCTGCTGAAGCCCGCAACCCTGATGCTGTTCGACGAGCCGACCGCCCATCTCGATCTGGCGAGCGAAAGACTGATCGCGGATGCGCTTGCCGCCCTGCCGCGCGACCGCACCACGCTGACCATCGCCCACCGCCTTTCGAGCGTGCGTGCCGCCGATCGCATTCTGGTCGTCGACCGTGGCCAGCTGATCGAACAGGGCCGGCATGACGATCTCGTCGCGAAGGGTGGACTCTATTCCCGCCTCGCCAGCGCCTATGCCCGGCACGGCGAAACCAAAGCGGACGAAGAGGCGCGACCATGA
- a CDS encoding cytochrome bd-I oxidase subunit CydX, protein MWYFSWVLGVTAALAIGVINVMWYEAYDSFGENGDGGDKPA, encoded by the coding sequence ATGTGGTATTTTTCCTGGGTCCTCGGCGTGACGGCAGCGCTCGCAATCGGCGTCATCAACGTCATGTGGTACGAGGCTTACGACAGCTTCGGCGAAAACGGCGACGGCGGCGACAAGCCAGCCTGA